A region of Fibrobacter succinogenes subsp. succinogenes S85 DNA encodes the following proteins:
- a CDS encoding BspA family leucine-rich repeat surface protein — protein MATKKTEEKVVAKDKEHLEKLIKAAIKKNGVKCDLNFIDVSKVQNMSRMFALSKFNGDISQWDVSNVTDMSYMFDGSSFNGDISKWDVSNVTNMSNMFGYSQFNGDISKWNVSNVEYMYSMFCNSPFNGDISKWDVSNVTNMSYMFECSQFNGDISNWNVSNVTNMSYMFECSQFNGDISNWNVSNVTNMSQMFAGSQFNGDISNWNVSNVTNMSYMFECSQFNGDISNWNVSNVTDMSFMFEAGKNFMFGRSQFNGNISNWDVSNVTNMSFMFGRSQFNGDISNWDVSKVTNMQGMFAESIFNGDISNWNVSNVTDMDYMFARSQFNGDISKWDVSKVKNKKVIFSDSLLEKSDNLPKGVSKSKNASQKKPSTKKPENLFMLNTITMSDAQIKKFNSIYNEKNIPEIFGKKGAALNKILSGKTTFKTAKTPPIEVYKDMAEKGLEFNIHWEGTEFTELESWGVGNGNAKGGNFWYCIDFNETRAKFLEDYDQDWNPQSSEFVKHMDEYGNNCEIKKFQVVVHGDSQQKIFALPVKKLLEPNKSTEKGLVIFKIPYYLEGNYDSAGRSCKDFSDNLRCTSKDSKKELYLLDKKGQKIKSILDFDHSEPDKNGDVYYPVPASDFEKKSKNKTLTQEAIAKWKKLLGMK, from the coding sequence ATGGCTACAAAAAAGACCGAAGAAAAAGTCGTCGCGAAGGACAAAGAGCATCTTGAAAAGTTGATTAAAGCCGCCATAAAAAAGAATGGTGTAAAATGCGACCTTAATTTCATCGATGTTTCTAAAGTCCAAAACATGAGCCGAATGTTTGCATTAAGCAAATTCAACGGAGACATCAGCCAATGGGACGTGTCTAACGTGACCGACATGAGCTACATGTTCGACGGATCCTCATTCAATGGTGATATCAGCAAGTGGGACGTGTCTAACGTGACCAACATGAGCAACATGTTCGGATATTCTCAATTCAACGGCGATATCAGCAAATGGAATGTGTCCAATGTCGAATACATGTATTCCATGTTCTGCAATAGCCCTTTCAATGGCGATATCAGCAAATGGGACGTGTCTAACGTGACCAACATGAGCTACATGTTCGAATGTTCTCAATTCAACGGCGACATCAGCAACTGGAACGTGTCTAACGTGACCAACATGAGCTACATGTTCGAATGTTCTCAATTCAACGGCGACATCAGCAACTGGAACGTGTCTAACGTGACCAACATGAGCCAAATGTTCGCAGGTTCTCAATTCAACGGCGACATCAGCAACTGGAACGTGTCTAACGTGACCAACATGAGCTACATGTTCGAATGTTCTCAATTCAACGGCGACATCAGCAACTGGAACGTGTCTAACGTGACCGACATGAGTTTCATGTTCGAAGCCGGCAAGAATTTCATGTTCGGACGATCTCAATTCAACGGCAACATCAGCAACTGGGACGTGTCTAACGTGACCAACATGAGTTTCATGTTCGGACGATCTCAATTCAACGGCGACATCAGCAACTGGGACGTATCAAAAGTCACAAACATGCAAGGAATGTTTGCTGAATCTATATTCAACGGCGACATCAGCAACTGGAACGTGTCTAACGTGACCGACATGGACTACATGTTCGCACGTTCTCAATTCAACGGTGACATCAGCAAGTGGGATGTTTCAAAAGTAAAAAACAAGAAGGTCATTTTCAGTGATTCTTTGCTTGAAAAAAGCGATAACCTTCCCAAAGGGGTCTCTAAAAGCAAGAATGCATCACAAAAAAAGCCATCCACAAAAAAGCCCGAAAACTTGTTTATGTTGAATACAATCACCATGAGCGATGCTCAAATCAAAAAATTCAACAGCATCTATAATGAAAAAAACATTCCTGAAATTTTTGGCAAAAAAGGTGCTGCATTAAACAAAATTTTAAGTGGAAAAACAACATTCAAAACAGCTAAAACACCGCCAATCGAAGTCTATAAAGATATGGCAGAAAAGGGTCTTGAATTCAACATCCACTGGGAAGGCACAGAATTTACAGAACTCGAATCTTGGGGTGTCGGCAACGGCAATGCAAAAGGCGGAAATTTCTGGTATTGCATAGACTTTAACGAAACTAGAGCAAAATTCTTAGAAGATTACGACCAAGATTGGAATCCTCAATCTAGTGAATTTGTAAAGCACATGGACGAATATGGCAACAACTGCGAAATCAAAAAATTCCAAGTTGTAGTCCATGGCGATAGCCAGCAAAAAATTTTCGCGTTGCCCGTCAAAAAATTGCTTGAACCAAACAAAAGCACAGAAAAAGGACTCGTTATTTTCAAAATTCCTTATTATTTGGAAGGCAACTACGATTCCGCAGGTCGCAGTTGCAAAGATTTTAGTGACAACCTTCGTTGCACATCCAAAGACAGCAAAAAAGAACTTTACCTTTTGGATAAAAAAGGACAGAAAATCAAAAGCATCCTCGACTTTGACCATAGCGAACCAGATAAAAACGGTGATGTCTATTATCCTGTTCCTGCAAGCGATTTTGAAAAGAAATCCAAGAACAAAACACTCACCCAAGAAGCAATTGCTAAGTGGAAAAAACTGTTGGGCATGAAGTAA
- a CDS encoding nitroreductase family protein produces MSFIDLARNRFSCRAFSEQEVEPEKLMQVLEAGRIAPTAVNGQPVFIKVLHSPEALKKIRGITRMAYNAPVVLMVCYDDNKVYTPTTYMDNFKSGIMDSSIIATSMMMQATDLGLATLWARGFNAAHIEHEFGFEPNIKLACLLDIGYADPQNGVPSPRHDVRKPMNEFAEKL; encoded by the coding sequence ATGTCATTTATTGATTTGGCTAGAAATCGTTTCAGTTGCCGTGCTTTTAGCGAACAGGAAGTTGAACCCGAAAAACTGATGCAGGTGCTCGAAGCGGGCCGTATCGCTCCGACGGCGGTAAACGGTCAACCGGTGTTTATCAAGGTTCTCCATTCTCCCGAAGCGCTCAAGAAGATTCGTGGCATCACGCGCATGGCGTATAACGCTCCTGTGGTGCTGATGGTCTGCTACGACGACAACAAGGTCTACACTCCGACGACCTACATGGACAATTTCAAAAGTGGCATTATGGATTCGAGCATTATTGCAACTTCAATGATGATGCAGGCGACCGACCTCGGACTTGCAACGCTCTGGGCACGCGGTTTCAATGCTGCTCACATTGAACATGAATTCGGTTTCGAGCCGAACATCAAGCTTGCTTGCCTTTTGGACATTGGCTATGCCGACCCGCAGAACGGAGTGCCGTCTCCTCGTCACGACGTGCGTAAGCCGATGAATGAATTTGCCGAAAAGCTTTAA
- a CDS encoding bifunctional metallophosphatase/5'-nucleotidase gives MNKLKYLLPLVVFGVFSCSGKQPQVEGRSNALASPRSIVVVYENDVHCQMDGYAKFAGLRDAIADTADVLTVSSGDFLQGGAMGSISRGGYVVALMNAVGYDVVTLGNHEFDYKIPRLMELSDSMNAAIVCVNLVQKGTSTPLFKPYVLRQVGSKKIAFVGVLTPQTLVGESYAFTDDSLKTLYDIPAEKIFNLVQSAVDDARKAGADYVILLSHLGLVPPVSSVEVVQKTTGIDAVLDGHSHSVVNEEFVLNSNGDSVLLSQTGTKFQNVGVLDITRNGKFHSRLIPMDSVVAVNQKVAAAHDSLRSLTAADLQKVVSNTKFELTINSDDGKRLVRKGETNLGDLAADAMRFSVGAQIGIENGGSVRVTIPAGDVKYQDVLNVMPFGNGMCLIRATGRQIKDALAQGASKLPEESGGFLHVSGLRYTAVVDTKNDGDAAQVRIENVQVETENGFVAIDENALYTVGLSSYVAYEGGEITAFRESEIVLDKVMTDSDAMVKFLKSLGDEIPETYRKSQGRIQVKYVR, from the coding sequence ATGAATAAGCTAAAGTACTTGTTGCCTTTGGTTGTTTTTGGCGTGTTTTCTTGTTCGGGGAAACAGCCTCAAGTTGAAGGGCGTTCGAATGCTTTGGCTTCGCCCCGGAGCATCGTAGTTGTTTACGAAAACGACGTCCATTGCCAAATGGATGGCTATGCAAAATTTGCGGGTCTTCGCGATGCGATTGCTGATACGGCTGATGTCTTGACTGTTTCGTCTGGTGATTTTTTGCAGGGCGGTGCGATGGGGAGCATTTCTCGTGGCGGCTATGTTGTAGCGCTCATGAATGCTGTCGGTTACGATGTCGTGACGCTTGGTAACCATGAATTTGATTATAAGATTCCGCGCTTGATGGAACTTTCTGATTCCATGAACGCAGCAATCGTTTGTGTGAACCTTGTGCAGAAAGGAACTTCGACGCCGCTGTTCAAGCCCTACGTTTTAAGGCAGGTTGGCTCCAAGAAAATTGCTTTTGTCGGAGTGCTGACTCCGCAAACTTTAGTGGGGGAGTCTTACGCATTTACGGATGATTCGTTAAAGACTTTGTACGATATTCCTGCGGAGAAAATTTTCAATCTCGTGCAGTCGGCGGTTGATGATGCGCGTAAAGCAGGTGCTGATTATGTGATTTTGCTTTCGCATTTGGGGCTCGTGCCGCCGGTGAGTTCCGTTGAGGTTGTTCAGAAAACGACGGGGATTGACGCTGTGCTGGACGGACATTCGCATAGCGTTGTTAATGAAGAATTTGTTTTAAATTCTAATGGCGATAGCGTTCTTTTGTCGCAGACGGGAACGAAATTCCAGAATGTCGGCGTGCTGGATATTACTCGCAACGGAAAATTCCACTCACGCTTGATTCCGATGGATAGCGTCGTTGCAGTGAACCAGAAAGTCGCAGCAGCACACGATAGCTTGCGTTCTTTGACAGCCGCCGATTTACAGAAGGTTGTCTCGAATACGAAATTTGAATTGACGATTAATAGCGATGACGGAAAACGTTTGGTTCGCAAGGGCGAAACGAACTTGGGCGATTTGGCGGCGGATGCCATGCGCTTTTCAGTAGGGGCGCAAATTGGAATTGAAAATGGCGGGAGTGTACGTGTGACGATTCCTGCGGGCGATGTGAAATATCAAGATGTTCTGAACGTGATGCCCTTTGGAAATGGCATGTGCTTGATTCGTGCGACCGGGCGTCAAATTAAGGATGCTCTTGCACAAGGGGCTTCGAAATTGCCTGAGGAATCTGGTGGATTCTTGCACGTTTCGGGACTCCGCTATACGGCTGTCGTTGATACGAAAAATGATGGTGATGCGGCGCAAGTACGCATTGAAAATGTGCAGGTAGAGACGGAAAACGGCTTTGTTGCCATTGACGAGAACGCATTATATACGGTCGGTTTGTCGTCTTATGTGGCGTATGAGGGCGGTGAAATTACAGCCTTCCGCGAAAGCGAAATAGTTCTTGACAAGGTGATGACCGATAGCGATGCTATGGTGAAATTCTTGAAAAGCTTGGGCGACGAAATCCCTGAGACTTATCGCAAGTCCCAGGGACGAATTCAGGTGAAATACGTTCGGTAA
- the purB gene encoding adenylosuccinate lyase, with the protein MRDQFESPLIKRYASKEMSFIFSPQYKFQTWRKLWIYLAESEMELGLPITQEQVDELKSHEKDINFEVAEEEEKRRRHDVMSHVYAYGVQCPKAKGIIHLGATSAFVGDNTDLIQMQQAMILVRKRLCRVMDKLSKFAMEYKDMAQLGATHFQAAQLTTVGKRACLWLQDMLIDLEELNFLIEVLPFRGVKGTTGTQASFMDLFNGDEEKIMELDRRVTAKAGFKRVLTITGQTYTRKWDNRVNQVLSSIAQSLHKFATDMRLMQGVKEVEEPFEKTQIGSSAMAYKRNPMRSERICSLARFVMAQVNSTAFTQATQWFERTLDDSANKRLAIPEAFLAMDAMLIIAENVTNGLVVYPKVIEKRIMAELPFMATENIIMEGVKNGGDRQELHEEIRVMSMEAGKVVKEQGKDNDLLERVLKNEKFQKLGITEAKLKEILDLRKFVGRAPGQVVKFVTEEVRPAIEAIPAWDSIDAGELKV; encoded by the coding sequence ATGCGTGATCAATTCGAAAGCCCGCTTATCAAGCGTTATGCTAGCAAGGAAATGAGTTTCATCTTCAGCCCGCAGTACAAGTTCCAGACTTGGCGCAAGCTGTGGATTTATCTCGCCGAATCCGAAATGGAACTCGGCCTTCCGATTACGCAGGAACAGGTGGACGAACTGAAGTCTCACGAAAAGGACATCAACTTCGAAGTCGCCGAAGAAGAAGAAAAGCGCCGCCGTCACGATGTGATGAGCCACGTTTACGCTTACGGCGTGCAGTGCCCGAAGGCTAAGGGCATCATCCACCTCGGTGCAACGTCTGCATTCGTGGGCGACAACACCGACCTTATCCAGATGCAGCAGGCTATGATCCTCGTGCGCAAGCGTCTTTGCCGCGTGATGGACAAGCTTTCCAAGTTTGCTATGGAATACAAGGACATGGCTCAGCTCGGTGCAACGCACTTCCAGGCCGCTCAGCTCACGACTGTTGGTAAGCGCGCTTGCCTCTGGCTCCAGGACATGCTCATTGACCTCGAAGAATTGAACTTCCTCATTGAAGTGCTTCCGTTCCGCGGCGTGAAGGGTACGACCGGTACGCAGGCTAGCTTCATGGACTTGTTCAACGGCGACGAAGAAAAGATTATGGAACTCGACCGCCGCGTGACCGCCAAGGCTGGCTTCAAGCGCGTGCTCACCATCACCGGTCAGACCTACACTCGTAAGTGGGACAACCGCGTGAACCAGGTGCTCAGCTCCATTGCTCAGAGTTTGCACAAGTTCGCTACTGACATGCGCCTTATGCAGGGCGTGAAGGAAGTCGAAGAACCGTTCGAAAAGACTCAGATTGGTTCCTCTGCCATGGCTTACAAGCGTAACCCGATGCGCAGCGAACGCATTTGCTCCCTTGCCCGTTTCGTGATGGCCCAGGTGAATAGCACCGCCTTCACGCAGGCAACGCAGTGGTTCGAACGCACACTCGACGATAGCGCCAACAAGCGCTTGGCAATTCCTGAAGCATTCCTCGCTATGGACGCCATGCTCATCATCGCTGAAAACGTCACGAACGGTCTCGTCGTTTATCCGAAGGTCATTGAAAAGCGCATCATGGCTGAACTCCCGTTCATGGCTACCGAAAACATCATCATGGAAGGCGTGAAGAATGGCGGCGACCGTCAGGAACTCCACGAAGAAATCCGCGTGATGTCCATGGAAGCGGGCAAGGTCGTGAAGGAACAGGGTAAAGACAACGACTTGCTCGAACGCGTGCTGAAGAACGAAAAGTTCCAGAAGCTCGGCATCACCGAAGCTAAGCTTAAGGAAATCCTCGACCTCCGCAAGTTCGTGGGTCGCGCTCCTGGTCAGGTCGTGAAGTTCGTGACTGAAGAAGTCCGCCCGGCTATCGAAGCAATCCCGGCATGGGATTCTATTGATGCAGGTGAATTGAAAGTCTAA
- a CDS encoding TIGR02172 family protein: MVYFTIMEKIDLSQWTMFSNRHNSENYNSPDGKWMLKLGFPGFCSTKEELLREQDICRKVVSLGIPTPHVGDIVEQDGRLGLIYERIVGKRSISKCVGENPEHLEEYIKVFAEHCKKLHSTSCIPGTFQDAEEKYSRLIEESKMFPENVKEFARNLIKETPKVSRCVHGDMQTGNLIVNDNGAYFIDLGEFACGNPLFDLGCYFYFCHYLPDDYLLAAHYMNAAMMHKCWDVFAKYYFGADTPEKLAAVDARVKPYVLFPILDFEHLMAEDANLKYLEMNFQVARKDLGL, translated from the coding sequence ATGGTGTATTTTACCATTATGGAGAAAATTGACTTATCACAATGGACGATGTTCAGCAATCGTCACAATTCCGAGAACTACAATAGTCCGGATGGCAAATGGATGCTGAAATTGGGTTTTCCGGGGTTTTGCTCGACGAAGGAGGAATTGCTCCGCGAGCAGGATATTTGCCGGAAAGTGGTTTCACTTGGAATCCCGACGCCACATGTGGGCGATATTGTCGAACAGGACGGTCGTTTGGGCCTGATTTACGAACGCATCGTGGGGAAACGTTCGATTTCGAAATGCGTGGGCGAAAATCCAGAACATCTTGAGGAATACATCAAGGTTTTTGCAGAACATTGCAAAAAGCTGCACTCCACGTCGTGCATTCCTGGCACGTTCCAAGATGCGGAGGAGAAGTATTCGCGCTTGATCGAAGAATCGAAGATGTTCCCTGAGAATGTCAAGGAATTTGCGCGTAACCTCATTAAAGAAACGCCAAAGGTTTCTCGTTGCGTCCATGGTGACATGCAGACGGGCAACTTGATTGTCAATGATAATGGCGCGTACTTTATCGATTTGGGCGAGTTTGCCTGCGGTAACCCGCTTTTCGATTTAGGTTGCTATTTCTATTTCTGCCATTATCTGCCGGATGATTATTTGCTGGCGGCCCACTACATGAATGCGGCGATGATGCACAAGTGTTGGGACGTGTTTGCAAAGTATTATTTTGGTGCAGATACTCCGGAGAAATTGGCGGCGGTGGATGCTCGCGTCAAACCGTACGTGCTGTTCCCGATTCTCGATTTTGAGCATTTGATGGCCGAAGATGCAAATTTAAAATACCTGGAAATGAATTTCCAGGTAGCTCGAAAAGACTTGGGTTTGTAA
- a CDS encoding carboxylate-amine ligase gives MSNFKIWERFGVEMEFMIVDRDTLNVLPRADVPLGKDKDGNQLSDIEYDDIGLSNELVSHVLEFKCAHPKSTFDGLGKRFFHEIRRANKKLEKINAMLLPSACHPFMDPAEMQLWPYDCLDIYQTYDRIFNCKGHGWANLQSTHLNLSFDGDEEFGELHAAIRLLLPLIPAIAASSPYLDGKYTGYRDARIEVYRHNQDKVPEITGQVIPEQAYSYDEYNRMIFDKVKKAIAPYDTEHLLNHFFLNSRGAIARFDRGAIEIRLVDIQECPNADIAIVELEIATLKAIVNGKFAASRENASEAPSAANSVPHTLKEYREFLRNFDTTRLAELLTKTTKDAENAQIDWQEYLSVFGMDSAVTAGDIWKHIYSVVKNDLTEVSQSFMGKMLERGTLSSALYKALGDAPAHEAFVTEYKKLADCLAHNRLYGISE, from the coding sequence ATGAGCAATTTTAAAATCTGGGAACGCTTCGGCGTTGAAATGGAATTCATGATTGTCGATCGCGACACGCTCAACGTGCTGCCGCGTGCCGATGTTCCCCTCGGAAAAGACAAAGACGGCAATCAACTTTCGGACATTGAATACGACGATATCGGACTTTCGAACGAGCTCGTAAGCCATGTGCTGGAATTCAAGTGCGCACACCCCAAGTCCACATTTGACGGACTCGGCAAGCGATTCTTCCACGAGATTCGCCGTGCAAACAAGAAACTTGAAAAGATCAACGCGATGCTTTTGCCGAGCGCCTGCCATCCGTTCATGGACCCGGCAGAAATGCAACTTTGGCCGTACGATTGCCTCGACATTTACCAAACTTACGACCGCATTTTCAACTGCAAGGGCCACGGCTGGGCAAACTTGCAAAGCACGCACCTGAATCTTTCTTTTGATGGTGACGAAGAATTTGGCGAGCTTCACGCAGCAATTCGCTTGCTGTTGCCGCTGATTCCCGCCATTGCCGCAAGCAGCCCGTATCTCGACGGCAAATACACCGGCTATCGTGACGCCCGCATCGAAGTTTATCGCCACAACCAAGACAAAGTCCCTGAAATCACGGGCCAAGTCATCCCGGAACAGGCGTACAGCTACGACGAATACAACAGGATGATTTTTGACAAGGTCAAGAAGGCTATCGCCCCATACGATACCGAACACTTGCTCAATCATTTCTTCTTGAACAGCCGAGGTGCCATCGCCCGCTTTGACCGCGGAGCCATCGAAATCCGCCTTGTCGATATTCAGGAATGCCCGAATGCCGACATCGCCATTGTAGAGCTTGAAATAGCAACACTCAAGGCGATTGTGAATGGCAAGTTCGCGGCATCTCGCGAAAACGCATCCGAAGCCCCCTCCGCCGCAAATTCCGTGCCGCACACACTCAAGGAATACCGCGAATTCCTGCGCAACTTTGACACGACACGCCTCGCCGAACTCCTCACCAAAACCACGAAGGACGCCGAAAACGCCCAAATCGATTGGCAAGAATACCTCTCCGTATTTGGCATGGATTCCGCAGTTACCGCCGGCGACATCTGGAAGCACATCTACAGCGTCGTGAAAAACGACCTCACCGAAGTCTCGCAGAGCTTCATGGGAAAAATGCTCGAACGCGGAACGCTCTCCAGCGCCCTCTACAAAGCACTCGGCGACGCCCCCGCCCACGAAGCGTTTGTCACGGAATACAAAAAATTAGCCGATTGCCTTGCGCACAACCGGCTCTATGGAATTAGCGAGTAA
- a CDS encoding RimK family protein encodes MKKIIVVNTPKNWKFHIPEAEIVSAKDYLTNPEFTTQKNVRVFNLCKDYSYQSKGYYVSLLAEARGHKVIPNVKNIRDFKAPAVVKIISDEIDELIQKSLHKLTGTEFVLSIYFGQNVSAQYLELSQALYRVFQAPLLRAKFVFKQKWFIQSIRPISVDEIPETHKEMVDQFAIEYFQKDRYVSPKTEDYVYDLGILTNPDEVEPPSNKEAIQLFIEAAQDTGFRVEMITKTDYHRVGEFDAIFIRETTNVNHHTYAFARRAQSEGIAVIDDPDSILRCSNKVYLQELMTVGKIPAPKTIIAHSENRHTLAKEIGFPMVIKTPDSSFSMGVKKANNKEELEKILDTMFEHSDLLIAQEFTPTEFDWRIGILDGKPLFACKYYMAKDHWQIYNWDSKDKNAVCGKWDCLPIESVPHGIVKTALRVASLIGNGLYGVDLKEINGHPVVIEVNDNPSIDHGIEDQVGKKKIYLAIMRSLRHRIEDRQNAAQQKVLQHERDMFL; translated from the coding sequence ATGAAAAAGATAATTGTCGTGAACACGCCAAAGAATTGGAAGTTCCACATTCCCGAAGCCGAAATTGTCTCGGCAAAAGACTACCTTACTAATCCAGAATTTACAACACAGAAAAACGTTCGCGTTTTCAATTTGTGCAAGGACTACAGCTACCAGAGCAAGGGCTATTATGTAAGCCTGCTTGCCGAAGCGCGCGGTCACAAGGTCATCCCGAACGTCAAGAATATCCGCGACTTTAAGGCCCCGGCAGTCGTGAAAATCATCAGCGATGAAATTGACGAGCTGATCCAGAAGAGCCTTCACAAGCTGACCGGCACAGAATTCGTACTTTCCATTTACTTTGGGCAAAACGTCAGTGCGCAATACCTAGAACTTTCGCAGGCTCTTTACCGCGTATTCCAGGCTCCGCTCCTGCGTGCAAAATTTGTCTTCAAGCAAAAATGGTTCATCCAGTCCATCCGCCCGATTAGCGTTGACGAAATTCCCGAAACGCATAAGGAAATGGTGGACCAGTTCGCCATTGAATACTTCCAAAAAGACCGCTACGTCTCCCCCAAGACGGAAGACTACGTGTATGATCTCGGCATTTTAACGAACCCCGATGAAGTGGAACCGCCGAGCAACAAGGAAGCCATCCAGCTCTTTATCGAAGCCGCTCAGGATACAGGTTTCCGCGTGGAAATGATTACCAAGACGGACTACCACCGCGTCGGTGAATTTGATGCCATCTTCATCCGCGAAACGACAAACGTTAACCACCACACATACGCATTTGCACGCCGCGCCCAGAGCGAAGGCATCGCCGTCATTGACGATCCCGACAGCATTCTGCGTTGCTCGAATAAAGTTTATTTGCAAGAACTGATGACTGTCGGTAAGATTCCGGCACCAAAGACGATTATCGCCCACAGCGAAAACCGCCACACGCTCGCCAAAGAAATCGGATTCCCGATGGTCATCAAGACGCCGGATTCGAGCTTCAGCATGGGCGTCAAAAAGGCGAACAACAAGGAAGAACTCGAAAAGATTCTCGACACAATGTTCGAGCATAGCGACTTGCTCATCGCACAGGAATTTACGCCCACGGAATTTGACTGGAGAATTGGCATTCTTGACGGAAAGCCGCTCTTTGCTTGCAAATATTACATGGCAAAGGACCACTGGCAAATTTACAACTGGGATAGCAAGGACAAGAACGCCGTTTGTGGCAAGTGGGATTGCCTCCCGATTGAAAGCGTCCCGCACGGCATCGTGAAAACGGCCCTCCGCGTCGCAAGCCTTATCGGTAACGGGCTTTACGGCGTGGACCTCAAGGAAATCAACGGTCACCCGGTCGTGATTGAAGTGAATGACAACCCAAGTATCGACCACGGTATCGAAGACCAAGTTGGCAAAAAGAAGATTTATCTCGCCATCATGAGAAGCCTGCGCCACCGCATCGAAGACCGCCAAAACGCAGCACAACAGAAAGTGCTCCAACACGAAAGGGATATGTTTTTATAG